Genomic segment of Sinorhizobium meliloti:
ATCTTCGCCGAGTGCATTTTCAGGCCGGAGCATATACTGTAGATGGTCTGGAGCGGGGTGAGGAAAAGTGCGTGCGCTTTTCCGCCCGCATCCCGCTCTGACTTCTTAGATTCGATCACGTTCATGATTTTAGGTCGGCGACTGTTTCGGGTGGAGAACAGGCATGGCGAAATGGGTATATACCTTCGGTGCGGGAGAGGCCGAAGGGGGCGCGGAAGACCGCGACCGGCTGGGCGGCAAGGGGGCTAACCTCGCGGAGATGTGCAATCTCGGCCTGCCGGTGCCGCCGGGGCTCACAATCGTCACCGCTGCCTGCAACAGCTATCTCGAGAAGGGCCGCTGCATGCCCGAGGGTCTGCGCGAGCAGGTCCGCGAGGGCATCGCGCGGATGGAGAAAATCACCGGGCGCGTCTTCGGCGATACGAACCGCCCGCTGCTTCTGTCGGTCCGTTCCGGCGCGCGCGCCTCCATGCCGGGAATGATGGACACGGTCCTGAACCTCGGCCTCAACGATCAATCCGTGCATGCGCTCGGTCACGACGCCGGCGATGCGCGCTTTGCCTGGGACAGTTACCGCCGCTTCATCCAGATGTATGGCGATGTGGTGATGGGGGTGGACCACGAGGTTTTCGAGGAAGTTCTGGAGGATGAGAAGGCGCGCCTCGGTCACGAGCAGGACACGGAGCTTTCCGCCGTCGAATGGCAGCACGTGATCTCGCGCTACAAGGAGGCGATCGAGGAGATGCTCGGCGTGCCTTTCCCCCAGGATCCGGAAATTCAGCTCTGGGGCGCGATCGGTGCCGTCTTTTCGAGCTGGATGAACCCGCGGGCCATCACCTACCGGCACCTTCACGGCATACCGGCCGGCTGGGGCACGGCCGTCAACGTCCAGGCCATGGTCTTCGGCAATCTCGGCAATTCGTCGGCGACGGGCGTCGCCTTCACGCGCAACCCGTCGACGGGCGAGAAAGAGCTCTATGGCGAGTTTCTCGTCAATGCTCAGGGCGAGGACGTGGTCGCCGGCATCCGCACGCCGCAGAACATCACCGAAGCGGCCCGCATCGCGTCGGGTTCGGACAAGCCGTCACTGGAAAAGCTGATGCCGGAGGCTTTTGCCGAGTTCGAAAAGATATGCAACGCGCTCGAGCGCCACTACCGCGACATGCAGGACATCGAGTTCACGATCGAACGCGGCAAGCTTTGGATGCTGCAGACGCGTTCCGGCAAGCGAACGGCCAAGTCGGCGCTGAAGATCGCCGTCGACATGGCCGAGGAAGGGCTGATCTCGAAGGAGGAGGCCGTGGCGCGCATCGATCCGGCTTCGCTCGACCAGCTTCTGCATCCGACGATCGACCCTCATGCCCGCCGTGACATTATCGGTTCCGGCCTGCCGGCCTCGCCGGGTGCCGCCACGGGCGAGATCGTCTTCAGCTCCGACGAGGCGGTGCAGGCGGTCAAGGAAGGCCGCAAGGTCATCCTCGTTCGCGTCGAGACGAGTCCTGAAGACATTCACGGCATGCATGCGGCTGAAGGCATACTGACGACCCGCGGCGGCATGACCAGCCACGCGGCGGTCGTCGCGCGCGGTATGGGTACGCCTTGCGTATCGGGCGCCGGCAGCATCCGCGTCGATCAGCGAAACGAGCTCCTGATCGCCGCGAGCGTCACGCTGCGGAAGGGCGACGTGATCACCATCGACGGCTCCTCCGGCCAGGTGCTGAAGGGCGAGATCCCCATGCTGCAGCCGGAACTTTCGGGCGACTTCGGCAAGATCATGCAATGGGCCGACGCAAGCCGCCGCATGACCGTGCGCACCAATGCCGAGACGCCGGCGGATGCGCGCGCCGCCCGCTCCTTCGGCGCTGAAGGCATTGGACTCTGCCGTACGGAGCACATGTTCTTCGAGGACGACCGCATCAATGTGATGCGCGAGATGATCCTGGCCGAAGACGAAGCAGGGCGGCGGGCAGCACTTTCCAAGCTTCTGCCCATGCAGCGCTCCGATTTCGTCGAGCTCTTTTCGATCATGCACGGCCTGCCGGTCACGATCCGTCTTCTCGACCCGCCGCTGCACGAGTTCCTGCCGAAAACCGACGAGGAAATCGCAGAGGTTGCGCGCGTGCTGACGATCGATCCCGCGGAACTTCGTCAGCGGGTCGATGCACTTCACGAGTTCAATCCGATGCTCGGGCATCGCGGTTGCCGACTGGCGATCTCCTATCCGGAAATCGCCGAGATGCAGGCGCGCGCGATTTTCGAGGCGGCGGTCCAGGCTGCCCACGATACCGGCGCTGCTGTCGTTCCCGAGATCATGGTGCCGCTCGTCGGCCTGCGCGCCGAGCTCGATTACGTCAAGGCGCGGATCGAGGCGGTCGCCAAGGAGGTCGTCGGCGAGGCTGGCGTGAACATCGATTATCTGATCGGCACGATGATCGAGTTGCCGCGGGCGGCCCTCAGGGCGGACACGATCGCCGAATCGGCAGATTTTTTCTCTTTCGGCACCAACGACCTGACGCAGACCACCTTCGGCATTTCGCGCGATGACGCAGCCCTGTTCCTGGCCACCTATCAGCAGAAGGGCATTATCGAGCAGGATCCCTTCGTCTCGCTCGATTTCGAGGGCGTGGGCGAACTGATCCAGATCGCGGCGGAGCGGGGCCGGCGGACCAAGAACGGTTTGAAG
This window contains:
- the ppdK gene encoding pyruvate, phosphate dikinase, encoding MAKWVYTFGAGEAEGGAEDRDRLGGKGANLAEMCNLGLPVPPGLTIVTAACNSYLEKGRCMPEGLREQVREGIARMEKITGRVFGDTNRPLLLSVRSGARASMPGMMDTVLNLGLNDQSVHALGHDAGDARFAWDSYRRFIQMYGDVVMGVDHEVFEEVLEDEKARLGHEQDTELSAVEWQHVISRYKEAIEEMLGVPFPQDPEIQLWGAIGAVFSSWMNPRAITYRHLHGIPAGWGTAVNVQAMVFGNLGNSSATGVAFTRNPSTGEKELYGEFLVNAQGEDVVAGIRTPQNITEAARIASGSDKPSLEKLMPEAFAEFEKICNALERHYRDMQDIEFTIERGKLWMLQTRSGKRTAKSALKIAVDMAEEGLISKEEAVARIDPASLDQLLHPTIDPHARRDIIGSGLPASPGAATGEIVFSSDEAVQAVKEGRKVILVRVETSPEDIHGMHAAEGILTTRGGMTSHAAVVARGMGTPCVSGAGSIRVDQRNELLIAASVTLRKGDVITIDGSSGQVLKGEIPMLQPELSGDFGKIMQWADASRRMTVRTNAETPADARAARSFGAEGIGLCRTEHMFFEDDRINVMREMILAEDEAGRRAALSKLLPMQRSDFVELFSIMHGLPVTIRLLDPPLHEFLPKTDEEIAEVARVLTIDPAELRQRVDALHEFNPMLGHRGCRLAISYPEIAEMQARAIFEAAVQAAHDTGAAVVPEIMVPLVGLRAELDYVKARIEAVAKEVVGEAGVNIDYLIGTMIELPRAALRADTIAESADFFSFGTNDLTQTTFGISRDDAALFLATYQQKGIIEQDPFVSLDFEGVGELIQIAAERGRRTKNGLKLGICGEHGGDPVSIRFCEEAGLDYVSCSPFRVPIARLAAAQATINGREVAEVQALAAS